In one window of Duganella dendranthematis DNA:
- a CDS encoding DJ-1/PfpI family protein: protein MTRTVGIYIFDNVEVLDFAGPYEVFTCATRVAAGLTPNAPPPFAVRTIGASNLPVRARAGLVLHPETTLADTGRIDVLIVPGGVVGAELMRPEVIRWIAATAATAELTASVCTGAVLLAKAGLLDGLPATTHWQDLDELRSGWPQVEVKTGQRWVDTGRIVSSAGISAGIDMSLHLVARLSGAALADRTARQMDYDWRRD from the coding sequence ATGACACGCACCGTAGGCATTTATATTTTCGACAACGTTGAAGTATTGGACTTTGCCGGCCCGTATGAGGTATTCACCTGCGCCACGCGGGTGGCGGCCGGACTGACGCCCAACGCGCCGCCGCCGTTCGCCGTGCGCACCATCGGCGCCAGCAACCTGCCGGTGCGCGCCCGCGCGGGACTGGTGCTGCATCCGGAAACCACCTTGGCCGACACCGGCCGGATTGACGTGCTCATTGTGCCGGGTGGCGTCGTCGGCGCCGAGCTGATGCGACCGGAAGTCATCCGCTGGATCGCTGCCACGGCGGCGACGGCGGAACTGACGGCCTCGGTCTGCACCGGCGCCGTACTGCTGGCCAAGGCCGGCCTGCTGGACGGCCTGCCCGCCACCACCCACTGGCAAGACCTGGACGAACTGCGCTCGGGCTGGCCGCAGGTCGAGGTCAAGACCGGCCAGCGCTGGGTCGATACCGGCCGCATTGTCAGCTCGGCCGGCATCTCGGCCGGCATCGACATGTCGCTGCACCTGGTGGCGCGGTTGAGCGGCGCGGCGCTGGCCGACCGCACCGCGCGCCAGATGGACTACGACTGGCGCCGCGACTGA
- a CDS encoding response regulator transcription factor, giving the protein MNILMIEDDLAIGRALLAVLQDEGHLVVWLRLADGVLARLQQENFDAVLLDLGLPDGDGGTLLQQVRAAGLSVPVLIMTARDSLQDRLNGFNTGADDYLIKPFEIPELLVRLRAIVRRANGNADGGGWSFGDLMLDERRMQVTRAGAPVALSRTEFALLLALVKDSGRVLTRAELEQGVLPHSEGQTLDVHISNLRKKIGERLIRTVRGVGYFAQRPHE; this is encoded by the coding sequence ATGAATATCCTGATGATTGAAGATGACCTGGCCATCGGCCGCGCGCTGCTGGCGGTGTTACAGGACGAAGGCCACCTGGTGGTCTGGCTGCGGCTGGCCGACGGCGTGCTGGCGCGCCTGCAACAAGAAAACTTTGACGCCGTGCTGCTCGACCTCGGCCTGCCCGACGGCGACGGCGGCACGCTGCTGCAGCAGGTCCGCGCGGCCGGCCTGAGTGTGCCGGTACTGATCATGACCGCGCGCGACAGTCTGCAAGACCGGCTCAACGGCTTCAACACCGGCGCCGACGACTATCTGATCAAGCCGTTCGAGATTCCCGAACTGCTGGTGCGGCTGCGCGCCATTGTGCGCCGCGCCAACGGCAATGCCGACGGTGGCGGCTGGAGCTTCGGCGACCTGATGCTCGACGAGCGGCGCATGCAGGTCACGCGCGCCGGGGCGCCGGTGGCGCTGTCGCGCACCGAGTTCGCGCTGCTGCTGGCCCTGGTCAAGGATTCCGGCCGGGTGCTGACGCGCGCCGAGCTGGAGCAGGGCGTGCTGCCGCACAGCGAAGGCCAGACGCTGGACGTGCACATCTCCAATCTGCGCAAGAAGATCGGCGAGCGCCTGATCCGCACCGTGCGCGGGGTCGGCTATTTTGCGCAGCGTCCGCATGAATAA
- a CDS encoding polysaccharide deacetylase family protein → MKSKLIIVAVVAALAAGGAYVVLRGKPAAAPAASPASAQTAAVPALQPELQALLANYRKIIVLLADEKTLNDADRKAANQVGQSLFHENLERLTRIQPLLVQTQALPPAQRDAAYDALLSYIESASDLFDADRLAFREVLLSLQKLAATDQTLPAIKLHKRVSEDLAALEDIEKQYDKEISDIFSRFEARAITPKREKWDDYVAHLRKLYTREQIMKDYGVIVPYPEPPAAAAGAAGTAAAPAKEIFGNTLPPKTVVLTFDDGPHGTYTEEIAAILKQYNVPGVFFEVGQNVGRYKNESKRLIDAGHTVGNHSFSHALLSKQSGDKLYGEIANTDTALKAADERRSPLFRFPYGAHNAEGLAILSKLGLRSVMWNVDSMDWADPVPSSIANRVLGTLAKEQRGIILFHDIHDRSVKALPMVLDKLIADGYSFAAWDGQEFKVAKGAKPAPEQVAISTGYANSYAVVIGINDYQKWPKLQYAVQDAKAIRDTLVNRFGFAGERVFTLTNGEATRNNILALFHDKLAEAKLKKDDRIFVFFAGHGATRQLSSGRNLGYIIPADSDPQQVSVDAIPMTDLQNIAESLNAKHVLFVMDACYSGLGLTRGGGSEAFLRDNARRIGRQMLTAGGADQLVADGGPGGHSVFTWTLLQALNGKADLNGDGMITATELAAYVAPAVASVSQQTPAFGSLPGSEGGEFVFQLPVEAEFLSAQSTQLPADAIALNSKLDSARSQQAEGNAVVVKNLNGGEQKLAAPKPVDVSARQLAQRANDRGMQLYKEKQYAQAEAAFTEALKFRPDFGLAANNLGFVYYKQEKYAEAARWFENTLQIDTSRAIAYLNLGDARAHLNDNEKAKQAYTSFLALAPNHPSATYAREQLKKL, encoded by the coding sequence ATGAAATCCAAGTTAATCATTGTCGCCGTGGTGGCCGCGCTGGCCGCCGGCGGTGCGTATGTGGTGTTGCGCGGCAAGCCGGCCGCTGCGCCGGCTGCGTCCCCGGCATCGGCCCAGACCGCCGCCGTGCCGGCCTTGCAGCCAGAACTGCAAGCGCTGCTGGCCAATTACCGCAAGATCATCGTGCTGCTGGCCGATGAGAAAACCCTGAACGACGCCGACCGCAAGGCCGCCAACCAAGTTGGCCAGTCACTGTTCCATGAAAACCTGGAGCGCCTGACGCGTATCCAGCCGCTGCTGGTGCAAACGCAGGCGCTGCCGCCGGCCCAGCGCGACGCCGCCTACGATGCGCTGCTGTCGTATATCGAATCGGCGTCCGACCTGTTCGATGCGGACCGGTTGGCGTTCCGCGAAGTGCTGCTGTCGCTGCAAAAGCTGGCGGCTACCGACCAGACGCTGCCGGCCATCAAGCTGCACAAGCGTGTCAGCGAAGACCTGGCGGCGCTGGAAGACATCGAGAAGCAGTACGACAAGGAAATCAGCGATATCTTCTCGCGCTTTGAAGCGCGCGCCATCACGCCCAAGCGCGAGAAGTGGGATGACTACGTCGCCCATCTGCGCAAGCTGTACACCCGCGAGCAGATCATGAAGGACTACGGCGTCATCGTGCCGTATCCGGAGCCGCCGGCCGCCGCCGCTGGGGCTGCGGGCACTGCTGCTGCGCCGGCCAAGGAAATCTTCGGCAACACGCTGCCGCCGAAAACCGTGGTGCTGACCTTTGACGACGGTCCGCATGGCACCTACACCGAAGAAATCGCCGCCATCCTCAAGCAATACAATGTGCCGGGCGTGTTCTTCGAGGTCGGCCAGAACGTCGGCCGCTACAAGAACGAGAGCAAGCGCCTGATCGACGCCGGCCACACCGTGGGCAACCACAGTTTCAGCCACGCGCTGCTGTCCAAGCAGAGCGGCGACAAGCTGTACGGCGAAATCGCCAACACCGACACCGCGCTGAAGGCCGCCGACGAGCGCCGCTCGCCGCTGTTCCGCTTCCCGTATGGCGCACACAATGCCGAAGGACTGGCCATCCTGTCCAAGCTGGGCCTGCGCTCGGTGATGTGGAATGTGGATTCGATGGACTGGGCCGATCCGGTGCCGAGCTCGATCGCCAACCGCGTGCTGGGCACGCTGGCCAAGGAGCAGCGCGGCATCATCCTGTTCCACGACATCCACGACCGCAGCGTCAAGGCGCTGCCGATGGTGCTGGACAAGCTGATTGCCGACGGCTACAGCTTTGCCGCCTGGGACGGCCAGGAGTTCAAGGTCGCCAAGGGCGCCAAGCCGGCGCCGGAGCAGGTCGCCATCAGCACCGGCTACGCCAACAGTTACGCGGTGGTGATCGGCATCAACGATTACCAGAAGTGGCCCAAGCTGCAATACGCGGTGCAGGACGCCAAGGCGATCCGCGACACGCTGGTCAACCGTTTCGGGTTTGCCGGCGAGCGCGTGTTCACGCTGACCAACGGCGAGGCCACCCGCAACAACATCCTGGCGCTGTTCCACGACAAGCTGGCCGAAGCCAAGCTGAAGAAGGATGACCGCATCTTCGTGTTCTTCGCCGGCCACGGCGCCACGCGCCAGCTGTCGTCCGGCCGCAACCTCGGTTACATTATCCCGGCCGACTCCGATCCGCAGCAGGTCAGCGTCGACGCCATTCCGATGACGGATTTGCAGAACATTGCCGAAAGCCTCAACGCCAAGCACGTGTTGTTCGTCATGGACGCTTGTTACAGCGGCCTGGGGCTGACGCGCGGCGGCGGCAGCGAAGCCTTCCTGCGCGACAACGCGCGCCGCATCGGCCGCCAGATGCTGACCGCCGGCGGCGCCGACCAGTTGGTGGCCGATGGCGGTCCCGGCGGCCACTCGGTATTCACCTGGACTTTGTTGCAGGCGCTGAACGGCAAGGCCGACCTCAACGGCGACGGCATGATCACCGCGACCGAACTGGCCGCCTATGTGGCGCCGGCGGTGGCCAGCGTGTCGCAGCAGACGCCGGCGTTCGGCAGCCTGCCGGGTTCGGAGGGCGGCGAGTTCGTGTTCCAGTTGCCGGTCGAGGCCGAGTTCCTCAGTGCGCAGTCGACGCAATTGCCGGCTGACGCCATCGCACTTAACAGCAAGCTCGATAGCGCCCGCAGCCAGCAGGCCGAGGGCAACGCAGTGGTGGTCAAGAACCTGAACGGCGGCGAACAGAAACTGGCGGCGCCGAAGCCGGTCGATGTGTCGGCGCGCCAGCTGGCGCAGCGCGCCAACGACCGTGGCATGCAACTGTATAAAGAGAAGCAGTATGCGCAGGCCGAGGCGGCGTTTACCGAGGCGCTGAAATTCCGGCCGGACTTCGGCCTGGCCGCCAACAACCTCGGCTTCGTCTATTACAAGCAGGAGAAATATGCCGAGGCGGCGCGCTGGTTTGAAAACACGCTGCAAATCGACACCTCGCGCGCCATCGCCTATCTCAACCTCGGCGACGCTCGCGCGCACCTGAACGACAACGAGAAAGCCAAGCAGGCCTACACCAGCTTTCTGGCGCTGGCCCCCAACCATCCAAGCGCCACCTATGCGCGCGAACAGCTGAAAAAGCTATGA
- a CDS encoding sensor histidine kinase, which translates to MNKPSSLFRRLMLGFTGVITLVALAGFTYVAVEAKITQRARTASENAAHAREVLLHLREIAGEPVRMQNAAAALEAVRLAMFRDLDYHSRVRLRVWQHGALIYNSLPALPDQLPAPGSAAARDSNAWVSAVQRDDASGLIVERSHEIDDKWMQSFSGVSFLLSSTIFSLPLLLLPAWLIIGIGLRPLRSIAEQIEARAVSDLTALPESKYRELSPLVDAINRLMMRLSARIEHEHEFLTDAAHELKTPLAAIQINAHLLLSRSAAGQAGPSAEAEQGLRDGVARATHMVHQLLAFERARAEPGGEPLPLTELGGFVRGRLAAAAPLGLQRGVELEFQSAQECPMAVHVESMAALLDNLISNAVKYSPENGRVVVRLEGGRLTISDQGPGIAPALQQKVFERFYRVPGQEQSGSGLGLAIAERAAERNGGRITLDSDGAGLTVTVDFTPHAFATTLT; encoded by the coding sequence ATGAATAAGCCGTCGTCCTTATTCCGCCGCCTGATGCTGGGCTTTACCGGCGTCATCACGCTGGTGGCGCTGGCCGGCTTTACTTACGTGGCGGTGGAGGCCAAGATTACCCAGCGCGCGCGTACCGCCAGCGAAAACGCCGCCCACGCGCGCGAGGTACTGCTGCATCTGCGGGAGATCGCCGGCGAACCGGTGCGCATGCAGAATGCGGCTGCCGCGCTGGAAGCCGTGCGGCTGGCCATGTTCCGCGATCTGGACTATCACTCGCGGGTGCGCCTGCGGGTCTGGCAGCATGGCGCGCTGATTTACAACTCGCTGCCGGCCTTGCCGGACCAGTTGCCGGCGCCCGGCAGCGCCGCCGCGCGCGATAGCAACGCCTGGGTCAGCGCGGTGCAGCGTGACGACGCCAGCGGGCTGATCGTCGAACGCAGCCATGAAATCGATGATAAATGGATGCAGAGCTTTTCCGGCGTCAGCTTCCTGCTGTCGTCGACGATTTTCAGTTTGCCTTTGCTGCTGTTGCCGGCGTGGCTGATTATCGGCATCGGCTTGCGGCCGCTGCGCTCGATTGCCGAGCAGATCGAGGCGCGCGCGGTGTCGGATTTGACGGCGCTGCCGGAGTCCAAGTACCGCGAGCTGTCACCGCTGGTGGATGCGATTAATCGCCTGATGATGCGGCTGAGCGCGCGTATCGAGCATGAGCATGAATTCCTGACGGATGCCGCGCATGAACTGAAGACGCCGCTGGCGGCGATCCAGATCAATGCCCATCTGCTGTTGAGCCGTAGCGCGGCGGGACAGGCGGGGCCGAGCGCCGAGGCGGAGCAGGGCTTGCGCGATGGCGTGGCGCGGGCCACCCATATGGTGCACCAGTTGCTGGCGTTTGAGCGGGCGCGGGCCGAGCCGGGCGGCGAGCCGTTGCCGTTGACGGAGCTGGGTGGCTTTGTGCGGGGCCGGCTGGCGGCAGCGGCGCCGCTGGGCTTGCAGCGCGGGGTCGAGCTGGAATTCCAGTCGGCGCAGGAATGTCCGATGGCGGTGCATGTGGAAAGCATGGCGGCGCTGCTGGATAACCTGATCAGCAACGCGGTCAAGTATTCGCCGGAAAACGGGCGGGTGGTGGTGCGGCTGGAAGGCGGGCGGCTGACCATCAGCGACCAGGGGCCGGGCATTGCGCCGGCGTTGCAGCAGAAGGTGTTTGAGCGGTTTTACCGTGTACCGGGACAGGAACAGTCCGGCAGTGGGCTGGGATTGGCGATCGCCGAGCGGGCCGCCGAGCGGAATGGCGGCCGCATTACGCTCGACAGTGATGGCGCCGGCCTTACCGTTACCGTCGACTTTACCCCGCATGCTTTTGCCACGACGCTCACTTGA
- a CDS encoding cytochrome-c peroxidase: MKIIYTVAVAALLSACQPSPSDHAAAPSATIAADAPRAAYAPPAGRRPTVPELTALGRAMFNEPSLSASGKLACASCHSPDNGYSPNNNLAVQLGGPDGRSEGTRATPSLRYIQNVPVFTEHYHDDDGDDSVDAGPTGGHNWDGRTQTAHEQALGPLLSAREMGNQDEAAVVARLKDGALAPQFRKVFGDDIFSRPNAALQGALMALEVFQESPTDFYPYTSKYDAYLRKQVTLSPQEQRGLRVFNDETKGNCASCHISQISQGGVFPQFTDYGLINIGVPRNRKLAVNGDPAYYDLGLCGPDRTDLKDHKEYCGAFKTPSLRNVATRKAYFHNGSFSSLEEVVRFYATRDTTPKRWYKGRKFDDQPEGMDGNVNMEAPFGGKVGGKPLLNEGDIADIVAFLKTLDDGYQVKN, from the coding sequence ATGAAAATTATTTATACAGTTGCCGTGGCTGCGCTGCTGAGCGCGTGCCAGCCATCCCCGTCTGATCACGCCGCCGCGCCTTCCGCCACTATCGCTGCCGATGCCCCCCGCGCTGCGTATGCGCCGCCGGCGGGCCGCCGTCCGACCGTGCCGGAACTGACCGCGCTGGGCCGCGCCATGTTCAATGAGCCCAGCCTGTCGGCGTCGGGCAAGCTGGCCTGCGCCAGCTGCCACAGCCCGGACAACGGCTACAGTCCCAACAACAATCTGGCGGTGCAGCTGGGCGGTCCCGACGGCCGCAGCGAAGGCACGCGGGCGACGCCGTCGCTGCGCTATATCCAGAACGTGCCGGTCTTCACCGAGCACTATCACGACGATGACGGCGACGACAGCGTCGATGCCGGCCCGACCGGCGGTCACAACTGGGACGGCCGCACGCAGACGGCGCACGAGCAGGCGCTGGGGCCACTGCTGTCGGCGCGCGAGATGGGCAACCAGGATGAGGCGGCCGTGGTGGCCAGGCTGAAGGATGGCGCGCTGGCGCCGCAGTTCCGCAAGGTGTTTGGCGACGATATCTTCAGCCGGCCCAACGCCGCGCTGCAGGGGGCGCTGATGGCGCTGGAAGTGTTCCAAGAAAGCCCGACCGATTTCTATCCCTACACCAGCAAGTACGACGCCTACCTGCGCAAGCAAGTCACGCTCAGCCCGCAAGAGCAGCGCGGCCTGCGCGTGTTCAACGATGAGACCAAGGGCAATTGCGCGTCCTGCCACATCAGCCAGATTTCGCAGGGCGGCGTGTTCCCGCAGTTCACCGACTACGGCCTGATTAATATCGGCGTGCCGCGCAACCGCAAGCTGGCGGTCAACGGCGATCCGGCGTATTACGACCTCGGCCTGTGCGGCCCGGACCGCACCGATCTCAAGGATCACAAAGAATATTGCGGCGCCTTCAAGACGCCGTCGCTGCGCAATGTGGCCACGCGCAAGGCGTATTTCCACAACGGCAGCTTCAGCAGCCTGGAGGAAGTGGTGCGTTTCTACGCTACCCGGGACACCACGCCGAAGCGGTGGTACAAGGGCCGCAAGTTCGACGACCAGCCGGAAGGCATGGACGGCAACGTCAACATGGAAGCGCCGTTCGGCGGCAAGGTGGGCGGCAAGCCGCTGCTGAATGAAGGCGATATCGCCGACATCGTCGCCTTCCTCAAAACACTGGACGATGGTTATCAAGTGAAAAATTAG
- the acpA gene encoding acid phosphatase: MKTALRPVPLLLLATGIGAGLIACGSSSDSDVPSVSGQVVGSYYENAVVCLEGSTKLTCDSNSGTVRTGADGSFKVTGTNSGALLVTVGTDAIRHDALGDAGTKVTQKLVFRAPNGHTGIIDAISTELTAIMDANGGDFAKASAQLAARIGVSESNLLADVNKVSGDDQAKLKTENDNFTAVIAAAGTQSANADVANAISAGAALGNIKNIVVIYAENRGFDNLYGLFPGANGVPGVNPTSTSAYVPQKDIDNSTLPVLPPTWGGMTAAGQSLVITQAQTANLPNKPFQIDDANSAISMPQSVISRDLVHRFYNNQMQINGGANDKFAAYSDAGGLTMGYYDGSKMKMWDIAKQYALADNLFIGAFGGSFLTHQYLICACAPQYPNADTSVAAGSIAKIDVDSKGNFVRLTPSATAPSSVLNGAPAYANDGALTPADSTGMFYAVNTMQPPYQPSSNAPAASDSSHLFADTTKSTTLPPQTQKNIGDMLTSKNVDWAWYSGAWASTTANATSASRGAFANPPNFQFHHQPFNYFANMDPVKNPAYRAAHLKDYDTQFVADAAAGTLPPVAFYKPQGNLNQHAGYASVADGDAHIANVIAQLKKSPQWKNMLVIVTYDENGGFYDHAAPPKGDRWGPGTRVPAIIVSPYVKKGSVDHTQYDSASILRAITHRFNLPVLDGLTVRDKALAANGAKPMGDFSAALALTPQE, from the coding sequence TTGAAAACGGCACTGCGTCCTGTGCCGCTGTTGCTGTTGGCTACCGGCATCGGCGCCGGGCTGATCGCTTGCGGCAGTTCCTCCGATAGCGACGTGCCGTCCGTGTCCGGCCAGGTGGTCGGCAGCTACTATGAAAACGCCGTGGTCTGCCTGGAAGGCAGCACCAAGCTGACCTGCGACAGCAACTCGGGCACCGTGCGCACCGGCGCCGACGGCTCCTTCAAAGTCACCGGCACCAATAGCGGCGCTTTGCTGGTCACCGTTGGAACCGATGCCATCCGCCATGACGCACTGGGCGACGCTGGCACCAAGGTGACGCAGAAACTGGTGTTCCGCGCACCGAACGGCCATACCGGCATCATCGACGCCATCAGCACCGAACTGACCGCCATCATGGACGCCAACGGCGGTGACTTCGCCAAAGCCAGCGCCCAGCTGGCTGCACGCATCGGCGTCAGCGAATCCAACCTGCTGGCCGACGTCAACAAGGTATCGGGCGACGACCAGGCCAAGCTGAAAACCGAAAACGACAACTTCACCGCCGTCATCGCCGCCGCCGGCACGCAAAGCGCCAACGCCGACGTGGCCAACGCCATCAGCGCCGGCGCAGCGCTGGGCAACATCAAGAATATCGTCGTCATCTACGCGGAAAACCGTGGCTTCGACAATCTGTACGGCCTGTTCCCAGGCGCTAACGGCGTGCCGGGTGTGAACCCGACCTCGACCAGCGCCTATGTGCCGCAGAAAGACATCGACAACAGCACCCTGCCAGTGCTGCCGCCAACCTGGGGCGGCATGACCGCCGCCGGCCAGAGCCTGGTGATCACCCAGGCACAAACCGCCAACCTGCCGAACAAACCGTTCCAGATTGACGACGCCAACAGCGCGATTTCGATGCCGCAATCGGTCATCTCGCGCGACCTGGTGCACCGCTTCTACAACAACCAGATGCAGATCAACGGCGGCGCCAACGACAAGTTCGCAGCCTATTCCGACGCTGGCGGCCTGACCATGGGCTACTACGACGGCAGCAAGATGAAGATGTGGGACATCGCCAAGCAATACGCGCTGGCCGACAACCTGTTCATCGGCGCCTTCGGCGGTTCGTTCCTGACCCACCAGTACCTGATCTGCGCCTGCGCGCCGCAGTACCCGAACGCCGACACCTCGGTCGCGGCCGGCTCGATCGCCAAGATCGATGTCGACAGCAAGGGCAACTTCGTGCGCCTGACGCCGTCGGCCACCGCGCCAAGCAGCGTGCTGAACGGCGCCCCGGCCTACGCCAACGACGGCGCCCTCACGCCGGCCGATTCGACCGGCATGTTCTACGCGGTCAACACCATGCAGCCGCCGTACCAGCCGAGCAGCAATGCCCCGGCCGCCAGCGACAGCAGCCACCTATTTGCCGACACCACCAAGTCCACCACCTTGCCACCGCAGACGCAGAAGAACATCGGCGACATGCTGACCAGCAAGAACGTCGACTGGGCCTGGTACTCGGGCGCCTGGGCCAGCACCACGGCCAACGCCACCTCGGCCAGCCGCGGCGCGTTTGCCAATCCGCCTAACTTCCAGTTCCACCACCAGCCGTTCAACTACTTCGCCAACATGGACCCGGTGAAGAACCCCGCCTACCGCGCGGCGCACTTGAAGGACTACGACACCCAGTTCGTGGCCGACGCAGCAGCCGGCACCTTGCCGCCAGTGGCGTTCTACAAACCGCAGGGTAACCTGAACCAGCACGCCGGCTACGCGTCGGTGGCCGATGGCGACGCGCACATCGCCAACGTGATCGCGCAATTGAAGAAGAGCCCGCAGTGGAAGAACATGCTGGTCATCGTCACGTACGATGAAAACGGCGGCTTCTACGACCACGCTGCGCCACCAAAAGGCGACCGTTGGGGTCCAGGCACCCGCGTGCCGGCGATTATTGTGTCGCCATACGTGAAAAAAGGGTCGGTCGACCATACCCAGTATGACTCGGCCTCGATCCTGCGCGCGATTACCCACCGCTTCAATCTGCCGGTGCTGGACGGCCTGACGGTGCGCGACAAGGCGCTGGCCGCCAACGGCGCCAAGCCGATGGGTGACTTCAGCGCAGCGCTGGCGCTGACGCCTCAGGAATAA